The DNA segment gaaaagcgccaGTACCCTGCCCAACAGCAggtccacacacgcacgtctgCACGCCATCGAGCGCACTCTCGTGTAAGCGGGCAGGGACCCCTCCGTCATCGCCCGAAAGCAGCGACAAGTGCACGGCGAAATCCCTACGCGAGAGTACGCCTGCAGCACAACGGGCAGCCCATCAGCACCGAAGTGCGCGGGTCCACTCATTGTCTTGCTGCCGGTCATgacgcgacgacggcgatgcggcagcaATTCATTTACCACCACGCGCACCTGTCCTCCGCACCTTACAAGCCGCAGGCTTTGTTTTTATCTTACCCACTTAGTAGCTGCAGCAGATCTGTCGGAATGGCAGGcgcgccctcgccctcctttGTGGCACGCCGGACATCTGCGGAGGGCGGGCCCGGCTCCTTCAGCAGCCCAAAACTGGCCTCCTCGTTGCGGTCCACGTTGACAGCTACGAGTGCGGCAAGAGGAACAacctcctcggcagcagctggcatGGCGGCAGAAGAGGCCGGTGGAGAAAGTGGACGTGGAGGTAcctgcgcggccgccacaGTCGCATCCTCTGTACGGGCTTCTTTGATGGCCGGAAGGCTCGAGATGCTGTCCACGCTAGACACGCTCTTCTCGCTAGGTGACCGCTCCTTCttggtcgccgccgcagccttGCGCGGCATCTGAGTCGCTGTATTATTGTTTTCTTGTGATCTTCAGCTTTTGCCTTCGCTTTCAATGAAGAGGGACACTGCGCCTCTCGGTGTGTGTGAGTAGGGGAGCGGGAGAGGAGCAGAGCGGTTGTATCCTGTGAGGAGCCTCGCTTCCTGTACCACTGCAGAGCTGTGGCGAAGTAGCCAAGAGAGAGATCTGTACGCTCCCGTGTGAAGTAGGGGAGAGTGGTGCAAAACAGCACGAAGGGACGAGAGAGTAGAGCGAGAGCGTTAAAGCACATCGATGAGCCGACCGCTacagcagcaacgaaaaCCGGCATATTCCACACACAACACCTGCACCATGAAGCCTGTACCCATTGCACCAGCCCCCGACCCGCCTATCGGAAAGCATACTATTTCAGTGGCGATCGCCTTTTTCGCGCGGGCAATGCTGCACAAGGGGAGAACACTCGGGCAAGTACGCGAGTCTCACATCCGATCCCTCGccaccttccccctcctccacattctcccctctcccgcgGCAGAGATGCTGCTCCGATTCGCCCCCGTTCCTCTCGAGGCGGGGGGTTCACGCAAGGCCCACACGCAACTTCAACTCGGCCGCTTCCATCAAATGCCGGCTCACGCCGCCAACACCGCAGAAACAGGCACACCCACTGTAGAcgtagagggagggagccAAGAGGCCAAAGTCAGCAAGAAGTGAACAGAACAGGAGACACCGCtgcccctccgccccccATCCCCTGCACAGTCACAAGCTGTCAAGCGGCAAGCTCTGctccggcacacacacacacacacgcatgaaATGAAGAAGGGAGCTAGCACAAATAAAGTAAAACAGAAACAAAGGAGGTGCACAGCAAGAGAGGACTGGCACACGCCCCCTACTCACAAGACGGTGCGGGCATTGTGTGCAAGGTGCGAAGGAGCTCagagggaaggaaaagaaaggagtGACACGGCAACACCCTCCCATCCACTCTAACTCTCGCTTACCGAGCCCACAGACCCACCAGCACACACCTGCGATCCCAAGCGCCGcttcgcggcggcaccgtctaTTCCTCGACGTCCAGAGGCTGCTCGTGCAGaacctcctcctcatcgtccgccgccgccacgcggtCTTCTGGACGCATCTTGAACCCATCCAGGTacctgcgcgcgctctcctcctcaaaGATGGTGAAGGGGGTATCCTTGCCTACgatggcgatggtggtgTTCTTTACATTCAACTCCACGCCCTCCGATGTCGCGGAAGCGAGGGCCTTCAGTGCGTGCGCCACGAGCTCATCGAGGGTGCAGTCGGTGAAGTGCTCGAAATGCTTCTCCAAATACGTGCGGGACGCCTGCGAGCGCACGCCCATCGCCGTGGCCTTGTAGTCGTAAACGTCACCGGACGGCACCGTCTGGTACAGGTGCGGTCCCTGGCGATCGTAACCAGCAAGCAGCAGGCCAACGCCGAAAGGACGCTTGCCGCTGAATTGGAtgtggcgctggtgcttCTCGCCGATCATGTCCGCCATTTGATTCATCGGCATACCATGGCTATACATGTAGCGGTAGTTCATGCATTCTGTGCGCAGGAAGCGAGCAAGCACGCGGCCATCCGCCACGAGGCCCGAGATGGACATGCCAACATGCTCGTCAACCTCGAAGACCTTTTCTTGGTACGAGGACAGCTCCGCGACGGGGCTGCGCTTGAGTGCGGCGAGCACGACAAAGTCCCTCCCTTTCACGCCAACCGTCGCGGAGCCGTTGTTGACAGCCTCATTCGCATACTCGATCTGAAAGAGCCGGCCCGTCGGGCTCCAGGTCGTGATGTCGCTATCGTACTCGTTCTTGAACATGACGCACTGCGGGTAGCTCTCTAGAGTCTGTTTGTTTGTGCTTCTTTTATTTGCTTTTGGTAGGGAGCGCTGGCTGCACTGGAAGGACGCAAGTTAACGCGGGGGCGACAAGACGGACGAGGCTCGTCTGAGACAAACAGGAGCAGACGAAGCACCGAAGCACTACAGGggctgtatgtgtgtgtgtgtgtgtatgtgtgtgagggCTTGAAGGAAAGCAGGGGCCTGTGAATGCCGCCGTTGAATTTTTTTGAGTTCTTcaaggaaaagaagcagACACAAaggccacagcagcagtggatGGTGGCGATgcaagacagagagagaaaaggagaaagtCGATGCAGCGTAGGAGTGAGTAGGGCAACGGGTGCGACCCGATGTAACACCACCTAATTTaagcgcgcatgcacgcacacacgcatgcctTTCAGCTCATTCCCTGTGCAACGTGAGCTGCTGCAAATGCATGCATGCTAAAGCAGGCAACtctgcgtgcacgcacacccaaCTGCACCTCGCCACGGCAGGTCGcggatggagagagggagagctgaAGAGTAGCCGAAAGGGAAAGAAGGCCGACTATCGGCTCTCGCATCCTCCTAGTCCTTCGCCCTTTCTGACTGTATCTTCGGTATTGGATTGACGCCCTTCCTtctttgtttgtttttgcGTTTGCGTTCTCTTTTTCGATGTCGGCATGAGACAAGaaacaacagaaaaaaagcaCAACGACAAGAAGAAAAATGGAAGTgagacacaaacacacacacacacacctcacaCAAGACACAAGACGCAACAAGTAAACAAGCAACCCCCcacccaaaaaaaaaacggaaagaaaaaagacaAGGACCGTGCAGGCGCGAaagaaaacacacaaaacgcAGAGGGAGCGAAAGAATCACCCACGGAGAGAATGAGAAGAACGTCCAGatcgacacgcacacgcacacacacacaaaaagaagacacGTCGTTGTTGGTGGTGTTGCCGAATTGTGTACCGCACTTGTatctgttttttttctttaaTGCGCTTTTCTTCTGTTCGTCTTGTTGAGTCTccgttttctctctctgtgcattGGttagcgtgtgtgtgtgtgtgtgtatgcgtgtgtgtctgttcTGCCTTGGTGTTCATTCCTCCCTCTGTAACGCTTTTCGTTGTGCGTCTCGCCCACCTTGTCTTTTCCTCATGTTTTTCCTTGTTGCCCTTGTGTCTATTTGAGGTGGTGTTCTCGAGGatgcttctctttttcttcttgcgtgctaaaaaaaaaggcgacTCACAAAAGCGTACACAAAGACATACACAGGATCATGTACGCATAATGAACGGGACACAAACACATGCTTGATACGGGCAGGGGCCTTGCAAGATGGGATGAGCAAGGAGCAAATTTTGTTGAAAGAAACACGCAAACATACGCGCAGCAACACGCATAGCGAGACAATCAGGAGTGGCTCTTGAGCTACTCGGCATGTCGACAGTCCTCTGTTTCGAGGCTTCCGATACAGAATACATGCCATCGCGTATGCATGTGCATTTGCCCCTAGATATggctgtatgtgtgtgtgtctgtctgtttGCCTATCTGCGTGCAGAGCAAGGCGCCTCGTAGTCCTTTGGGCAGCCCATCTCGCCGCCCCTCTCTTGCGCTTTTCCCAAGTGTTCATTATGTTCTTCCGTTTCGCACGTTTTTTCTCTCCACTTCCCGGAGGGGCGCGTTTCCAACCAAACAGgcgcacaaagaaaacaaaaaaagagacggaaaagagagcaaaaaaaaaggggcaCAAGCGCACAGGCGAAACAGACAACACACGCCagggcgaaaaaaaaaggagaaaaaaaaacgctcACGTGTGCGTCGAAAGCGAcgcccttttttgttgttgttgatTTCCTGGCGTTCTGAAGCGACAGTGGGGCTTTGCAAGATCCTTTCTGtttcctctccttctctttccgtctctctttttttttctttgacTCCGTTGATCCTTCGTTCGGCTTCTCACTCCTATTCTTCTCTCCTCGACCTCACGTCTTCgtcgcttcttcttcgcttcttcttcgctcACGTCTGCACAGCTGACGAGCATACAGCACCGCAGGTAACAAGGAAAACTCTTTGCACGACTGCAGTGATGGCTTGCCTGGCCGGCAGCATTCGATCCCTTATCCTCCTCCACCGACTCCTCATTATTCGCTCACTCACTCACTCTTACGCGTTCTCGCATTACTCGTGCCGTCCTCCGTCCCTACCCCGCGCCGCTCCTTCAGTCTCACCAAACGCCCTCCCCATCTCGTTCCCCGCTCTCGTAGGGCGCCCCACGTGAGCACAGCACCCCCACGTACGGAAGCGGACGTGTGCCCTCAGAAAGCGCCCCACACAGAAGAGCGTGAGGGATAGTGAAGTAGGGAAACCTTCAAGAGGGGAAGGCGAAGCGAAACTTGGCAGGGGTTGCGGtgcaaggaggagggaggtggaggagggatgCACTACCATCTCTTCGTCACCGCTGAAAGTGGGGAATAACAGCTGAATAGCagaaaccaaaaaaaaatcatACACacaacatcagcagcagcaaagggAAACGGATGGAGAGGGGATACGAAATCAAAACTACCGCCAATCTTTACGAAGTTATCGACCATCGCGgaaaaaaggggaaaaaaTAAAGAGTCGTGGTGTCGTACGTCCACGCGAAGGCTCACTTGTTGAAGCAACGTCAAGTCATGATTGAATGACACCCTCTCGCCACCCGCCCATCTCAGCCTTTTCTTGTGAGCATCTGCCGcaccgtttttttttcctccctatgcctccccctttttcgaTCCGCGTTGGATACTGCCTTGATTCCAACCATGCGGAGTAGCCTCGCCCTCAACGATGAAGAACAACAAGGCACATACACGATCAAATGAAAGCAGCCGACGGGGAGGGGATAGGGCACCGAAGAAGGTGCAACGCAacgaggaaaaagaagaagcaaCGACGACAAAAAAAGCACGAAGAGAATTtaaaaagggagagaagagcgggcgggtggtggtCTGCGAGTACAAGTACGAATGCAAACATGAAAAACAACtcgggcacacacacgcgcgcgcgcggagaGACGCACAAGCCAGCACACtcatatacatatatacgcacacacaccaagcCACACGGATACGCGAAACGCTTTTATAAAGCATCGGCGATGCGCAGCAATACAAACAAGCATGAAGCATcggaacaaaaaaagaggcgcGAGCGTATacgagaggaagaggcacaGAGGGAAAAGAGGAGCAGAGTAGGGGTGCGAGCACATATAGTTCAAGGTAgacaaaagaaaagcaaaacgGAGAGGCGAAGCAAACGCTTCACACAACGTAGCCGCGCATGAGAGACTGACAAGCGGcaagctttttttttttcggggaGATCCACGTCACCGTCATCCCGACGGCAGgtgcatacatacacacgtgcCCACTCTCTTTCGCATTGTGCCCCAgcccgcctcttcctccgccaTGCGCCTCTCTTCGTTGCTTCCGTCCTTCCTCGCTTCTTTCCTCAGCCCTTGAAGGGACAAGACTCTTCCTGCCCATCACATCCAGTTGAATCCGATCTTTTCCCTTTGTTGCTGAGCCTTCTCGCACTGCCtgcgctctttttttttcctgtggCTGTCATCGCTGACTCTTTGTTTGCGCATCTGTCTTTGCTTCCGTTGTCCCCGTGAGCTCTTGTGTATGCGAGTGAAAGAGCGTGTCGGAGAATGCGTGTCAGTGAATACGTGCCAGTGATGGAGTGTGCGAGAAGTTTTCACATGGTTCCCAGTCGCATACTCCTCAAGCTTCGAGTACTCCTCATTCTTCCTTCGACGTGGCGCGCAGATCCTGCTATCTTGCTTTTTCAGCCTCTGctgccctcttctctctcccgctttAAAGTGTGTCAGTGAAGGAGTGGACGACTTGTACGCCGCACTGTAACAGGGGTCTTTCGGTGACTCATTGCGCCGTCCGCGGCGGTGAAGCGAGAAAGAGGCATCATCGAATCCACTcatgacacacacacacacacgcgatgAAGAGAGACCGAGCGAGGGTGGCAGCTCACGTGCCCAAAAGCAGAGGCCGGTAAGGCAGAGGGAGCGCGCCACGGCAAAGCATCCATCAGATTTGCCACGCAGGAGATGTGCGTCGTTTTCGTTTATTCGCCTTTCAGTTTGTGGGTTTGTGAACTCCTGAGGTGCCTttcaacaacaacaaaaaaaaataaaataGTGGTGAAAAGGCAGActgaaacaaaaaaaggagaagagcaagAAACAGCACGTGAGGTGTATGTGTTGCCTGAGGCACCTCACCGTTAtgaacaaaacaaaacaagaCAAAAATCCAAATACACAggcatacatacacacacacagagagagagagaaagagacacacacagaaaaccAAATCCATCAAATCAAAATCAAGCCGGACATCCTAtttaaaaaaaaagaaagctTTTTTCGATATATAATGAAACAGCAACGCACATCATCATATGGGGCCAACGAAGGAAGGAAACTAAAGGCGCCTGAAACATAGAACAGCcaaggagggaagagaaaaTGAAAaaccaacaacaaaaaaaaagaaaagaagcaTTGCTTGATTCCTGTAAATGCGAAGggtatgtgcatgtgtgtgtgtatgtgtctacgtttgtctgcgtgcgtgcgttcgTTGCATGCGTGGGAAAAGGGGGGGAGGTGTGAGGAgtgcggagggggaggaggtgaccTGTCTCTATCCTGTCCCTCTTCGCCGCCATCCTCTTCCGTCGTTCGCTCTCCTCCAGCCCATGAGCTCTCTTCACAGGGTCACCGGCTAGGAAACGCTATTGTGAGAAAGCCGCTCAAGTAGCATGCGCATACCGACACGAAGGGGGGGAACGCGAGAGGGCAGGAAAACAAAAATCACCCTCGCTCCTACgaccacgcacgcacgcacatgcagaATCCTCGCTCTGTATCAAGAGAGGGCGACGATGAAACAGAACTCATTCCATTCTTAGCATGCGGAAAAGATAAATCTGAAGAACAAGGGGAGGAGCAACGATGGGGGACTGCTTTTCTCGTTCGCCTTTTCTTAATGCATATTATGGCGCGAGAAACTCATCCTTTGCGGAAGACGTGCACACTCGGAAGGCGTCGGACACTTATACTTACCGCAGCgttggcgcgcgcacacctcgCGAAAACACACGGCCCTCGAGCGATTTCTAAaagcacacaaaacaaagaaacaaaacaaaagagcGAAAGAGTAGTGGTGGGGCGGACGCCAGCCTGTGCGCGCACCTGTGAAGAGAAGCGTAGCCGTCAGCACGGCGCACTTAAACAGACATAGCATTAAGAACGTGCCTCGCTGTGTATTTCGCTCCGTTTCCTTTGCTTTTGGTCTTGTGCCACATTGACGAGTCTCTCCTGTGTTGGCGATTGATGGGTTCTCTGCGCTGCGATCGCCCTAACGGTTCCTCGTCGCCACGTGATTCCCACGcatctcttttttcttttctgtgggggggagggaggggttCCTTTGTTTTTCGGTGTCAGTGGGATACCCCCTTCACCGCTCCCCACTGCCCTGTCTTCAACCTGCCTTTTCGCATCCTTGTCGCAGCGCTAGCCACATGCTCTGGCAAGACACTCACACTGCATCACACATGACAGGGGGATCACAATGCCGCCCTTGCACCATGCGTCTAGTGGCGGTCCGGGCACTCGCGGGACAGGTGGTCGGTCGAGCCGCAGTTGTAGCACGACTTCGGCTTGCGCTCGTTCGGGCAGTCGCGGCTCAGGTGGCCCGTGCCACCGCAGTTGTAGCAAGAGCGGGTGTCGGCGCCGGCCTTGGCCTCGTTCGTGCACTCGCGGGACAGGTGGTCGGTCGAGCCGCAGTTGTAGCACGACTTCGGCTTCCGCTCACTGGGGCAGTCGCGGCTCATGTGGCCGGTCTCACCACAGTTGTAGCAAGAGCgggtcgccgcggcgcgcgggcagctgcgcgacatGTGGCCGGCCTCACCACACTTGTAGCACGTGATAGCGGACATGATGATGGAAGGAGGTGAATGAAAagaatgagagagagagagcgagcgagagagagagagagcggtgaAAGACTCGGGAAGGCGGGAATCTGCGCAAGTGCACGCGTGTGGCCGGCGGGGGAGAGTGAAGGAAAGGAGAGTgtgaaggaagagagagaagggggtgtGGCGTCCATTCAAGACAAACAGAAAGATTGAGAAACCGAGAAAAAGGCGAAGAGATGATGGAAAGGAGAGGGTGCATGTGAGCGAGTGCGTCATTTGCGTGTATAACAGAAGCGTGGGCAGAAAAAAGAGCATCTACGTTATCACAGAAATGCCAGTAATGCAGTGTTGCCGTGTGTGACGGCAGTTATGCCGAAAAGGACtcagcgcgcacgccgaaAGCCCACGAAAGCCGCGAGATGGCCCAAGTGGCTCATCGCGTTTCAGCATGAGAAAGTGAGGCGCGTACTTTTCTGTGTACACGGCCGCACCTCCCCAAAGCATTCTTCTTGAAAACTGCCGTTTAAAGTGCGATCTTATCACAGTCTTTCTCTTGCTTTTTTGTCTCGATTTTAGTTCCGATTAAGACAAAGGCCAAGCATGTCTCTCTTCGCGCTgtagaggagagagggggagaagggagaaggctaagcgaaaaaaaagccaAACACACCACATCACGCCGCTGATCCCTCTCGCGAAAATGTCCATCATGGCCTCTCTTTTCCATCCTTCTTTTCGTCCGACTAGAAAGAAattttccttttctgttaGACGGACTGGAGACGCGAAAATAGCAGGAATGCAGGACAGGAGCGCAACTGAGCATGTGGGAAAacgggggtggggcggggcagcttttttttttcgactTTCGATATCCCGATACGTTCTTAAAAGAGAACAGCGCCT comes from the Leishmania infantum JPCM5 genome chromosome 36 genome and includes:
- a CDS encoding putative proteasome alpha 1 subunit, giving the protein MFKNEYDSDITTWSPTGRLFQIEYANEAVNNGSATVGVKGRDFVVLAALKRSPVAELSSYQEKVFEVDEHVGMSISGLVADGRVLARFLRTECMNYRYMYSHGMPMNQMADMIGEKHQRHIQFSGKRPFGVGLLLAGYDRQGPHLYQTVPSGDVYDYKATAMGVRSQASRTYLEKHFEHFTDCTLDELVAHALKALASATSEGVELNVKNTTIAIVGKDTPFTIFEEESARRYLDGFKMRPEDRVAAADDEEEVLHEQPLDVEE
- the UMSBP1 gene encoding putative universal minicircle sequence binding protein, which gives rise to MSAITCYKCGEAGHMSRSCPRAAATRSCYNCGETGHMSRDCPSERKPKSCYNCGSTDHLSRECTNEAKAGADTRSCYNCGGTGHLSRDCPNERKPKSCYNCGSTDHLSRECPDRH